CCTTGACGGTCTCCTTGATCGAGTCCCAGAGGCCGGCGTCCTTGCCGCGTTTCAGGTCCTGGTCCGTGCGTGCGCGATCCATGCTCGTTCTCTCCGGCGGTCCGTGCAGCTATCGCCTGGGCACCCGCCGTGGGCACGCGGCCGGCTGTTTGCGCGGTGCGGGGGGTCTAGACCAACGCTTGCCCGCCCGCAACGCGCCGAGGCAGACGGGCGCGAATCACCTTCGGACGGGCCGCTACCCCTCCGGCAGCGCCTCGATGATGACGAAGGCCTGGGCCAGCGGCGGGTCGTCGGTGAGCGTGACGTGCACCACCGGGCGGTGGCCCGGCGGGATCAGGGCGGCGAGGCGTTCCGCCGCGCCGTTGGTGAGGCGCAGGGTCGGCCGGCCGCCGGGGAGGTTCACCACTTCCATGTCGCGCCAGAACACGCCGTGGCTCATGCCGGTGCCGAGCGCCTTGGAGCAGGCCTCCTTGGCGGCGAAGCGCCGCGCATAAGACGGGGCACGGGCGGCGCGCCGGTCGCTGCGGGCGCGCTCGCCCTCGGTGAACACCCGGTGGGTGAAGCGGTCGCCGAAGCGCTCCAGCGAACGCTCGATGCGGCGGATGTCGCAGAGATCGGAGCCGATGCCGACGATCATGCGGCGGTCCCGGGACGGGCGGCGTCCATCGCGGCCCGCATCGCCCGGATCGCCGGGGCGAGGCCATCGAAGATCGCCTCCGCCATCAGCGCATGGCCGATATTCAGCTCGCGCACTTGGCGGAGAGCCGCCACCGGACCGACGCTGTCGAGGGTGAGGCCGTGGCCGGCATGGATCTCGAGCCCCAGCGCGCTGCCATGCTCGGCCGCCCGGGCGAGGCGGGCGAGCTCGGCCCGGATCCGGCCTTCGTCCCCCTCGATCACCGCCTCGCAATAGGTCCCGGTATGCAATTCGACCACGGGAGCGGCGAGCGCCCGGGCCGCCTCCATGACGTGGATCTCGGGCTCGACGAAGAGCGAGACCCGGATCCCCGCCTCGTTGAGGCGCACTATGGCAGGCGCCAGGTGCTCGCGCCCGCCGACGATGTCGAGCCCGCCCTCGGTGGTGCGCTCCTCGCGCTTCTCCGGCACCAGGCAGGCGGCATGGGGCCGGAAGTGCAGGACGATTCCCATCATCTCGTCGGTCACCGCCATCTCGAAATTGAGCGGGCGGTCGATCTCGCGGCGCAGCCGCTCCATGTCGGCATCGCGGATGTGGCGCCGATCCTCGCGCAGATGGGCGGTGATGCCGTCCGCCCCGGCCGCGACCGCGACGTGCGCCGCGCGCACCGGATCCGGCATCGTGCCGCCGCGGGCGTTGCGCAGGGTGGCGACGTGATCGACGTTGACGCCGAGGCGGAGGGGGGAGACGGACATCGGCGGCGTTCTCGGGGCGGCTTCTCGGGAGGGACTGTCTCGGGGACACCCGCGATGTAGCGTCGCCCGCCCGCCCCCGCCAGCCGCCCGTATGGCGGAACAACACTCCCCGGGAAAGCGCGCGCGAGCCGGGCATCCGCCTGGACAACCTCGCCCGCGGCGCCGCACTGTGCTGTTTCCGCGGCGCGGATCCGGATACCCGTCCGGTGCAAGGCCCCGCCGCGACAACCCGACGACCGATGCTCGGGCGGGCCGCCGCGCCTGCCCCGGAGGCCCACGATGTCTGCTCGACGGCTCGACCGCGGCGGTGATGCGCCCGCCCGGCTGCCCCTGCCGCCCCGCCCCCACAACTTCGCCGCGTTCGTCCCGCATCCGGACCTCCCGCCTCCGGAACCGTCGGCCCTGGCCGCGGTTTCCGGGGGGACGCGTCGTGTGACCCTGCGTGAGGCCCGCTTGCCCGCATCACTACCCGGAACCCTGCGGATGCTGCTGGCAGCCTGCACGCTCTCCGCCGTGACGGCGGCGCACGCCCAGCAGGGCTCCGCCCCGGCCGACGCGCAGAAGCCTCCGGCAGCGGCCACCTCGGCTCCCGCTCCCGCCGCTCAGGCGCCCGTGGCACAACCGCAAGCGCCTGCGGCACAGCCACAAGCGCCTGCGGCACAGCCACAAGCGCCCGCGGCGCAAGCTCCGGCGAACCCCGCCCCCGCGGCGCAGGCCCCGGCAGTGCCGCACGGCACGCCCGCCACGGTCCTCGACACCCAGGATTACGACGGCGTCCTCGGCAAGCCGGTGCGCAGCGCCGCGGGCGAGGATATGGGCCGGATCATCGACATCATCGTCGACAAGGACGGCAAGCC
This sequence is a window from Methylobacterium sp. SyP6R. Protein-coding genes within it:
- the acpS gene encoding holo-ACP synthase, whose protein sequence is MIVGIGSDLCDIRRIERSLERFGDRFTHRVFTEGERARSDRRAARAPSYARRFAAKEACSKALGTGMSHGVFWRDMEVVNLPGGRPTLRLTNGAAERLAALIPPGHRPVVHVTLTDDPPLAQAFVIIEALPEG
- a CDS encoding pyridoxine 5'-phosphate synthase, which encodes MSVSPLRLGVNVDHVATLRNARGGTMPDPVRAAHVAVAAGADGITAHLREDRRHIRDADMERLRREIDRPLNFEMAVTDEMMGIVLHFRPHAACLVPEKREERTTEGGLDIVGGREHLAPAIVRLNEAGIRVSLFVEPEIHVMEAARALAAPVVELHTGTYCEAVIEGDEGRIRAELARLARAAEHGSALGLEIHAGHGLTLDSVGPVAALRQVRELNIGHALMAEAIFDGLAPAIRAMRAAMDAARPGTAA
- a CDS encoding PRC-barrel domain-containing protein, whose product is MTLREARLPASLPGTLRMLLAACTLSAVTAAHAQQGSAPADAQKPPAAATSAPAPAAQAPVAQPQAPAAQPQAPAAQPQAPAAQAPANPAPAAQAPAVPHGTPATVLDTQDYDGVLGKPVRSAAGEDMGRIIDIIVDKDGKPRAAIIDFGGFLGVGSRKIAVDWRALHFSADNKPGRAVLQLNRNQVRVSPEYKPGDPIVVLGPAGPVPPPASSAAAAPASPAPAAPPVATPAAPPASPPAAAAPAPDADQAASRNPPDK